A genomic region of Vibrio ziniensis contains the following coding sequences:
- a CDS encoding HopJ type III effector protein, with amino-acid sequence MEIAVLIEKLNQQPELVKFQEVIATIDANFVFTPTAFVNGETMNAENQNNGSCKIFSFAQHQGLSEAQTLACFGDFYRKDVLQNPDKDDHQNIRNFIRFGWQGVKFTGQALSEK; translated from the coding sequence ATGGAAATTGCAGTACTGATTGAAAAGTTAAACCAACAGCCAGAATTGGTGAAATTCCAAGAAGTTATCGCAACTATTGATGCGAACTTTGTGTTCACACCAACCGCTTTTGTAAATGGCGAAACAATGAATGCAGAGAACCAGAATAATGGTTCATGTAAGATTTTTTCTTTCGCACAACACCAAGGTTTATCTGAAGCGCAAACATTGGCTTGCTTTGGTGATTTTTATCGTAAAGATGTTCTGCAGAATCCAGATAAGGATGACCATCAAAACATTCGTAACTTTATCCGTTTTGGATGGCAAGGCGTGAAATTCACCGGTCAGGCACTATCTGAAAAATAG
- a CDS encoding ABC transporter substrate-binding protein, with protein MIRIVLLLSLLSVPVMAANILVIESYHAEFGWDAGYRKGLIESLTPEHELTFFEMDTKRIPSREYENRAELAHQAYLQLKPDLVVVGDDNALSYMLPKLYQEPIPIVFLGINSNPRELLTQYSGKAGVTGVLERPFFTKTMAGIGEVFDSPNTKPKVLIMFDSGNTSKIAVRTIENQVPLIKQNLGIEAHVITLSTERAWHDAVMNAPRNGVSAIVVGLFQTLINSNGESVSSEALLDWTSKNSSVPLFGFWDFSIGKGKAAGGVILDGRSQGKQAGNIAREILEKGLDASTVPIQAGHQGMDVYSPEEFKRLGLTPPNGWKAVEW; from the coding sequence ATGATTCGAATTGTACTGTTACTTAGTTTGTTATCTGTACCGGTGATGGCAGCAAACATTCTGGTGATAGAAAGCTACCATGCTGAATTTGGCTGGGACGCAGGATACAGAAAAGGGCTGATAGAGAGCTTAACTCCTGAACACGAGCTGACCTTTTTCGAGATGGATACTAAACGAATTCCAAGCCGAGAGTATGAAAATAGGGCAGAATTAGCTCACCAAGCCTACTTGCAATTAAAGCCGGACTTAGTGGTGGTCGGTGATGACAATGCATTGAGTTATATGCTGCCAAAGTTATATCAAGAACCTATTCCCATCGTATTTTTGGGCATTAACTCCAATCCGAGGGAATTGCTTACTCAATATTCTGGTAAAGCCGGGGTAACAGGTGTTCTCGAACGTCCATTTTTTACTAAAACCATGGCTGGTATTGGTGAGGTGTTTGACAGCCCCAATACCAAGCCCAAAGTTCTGATCATGTTCGATTCTGGCAATACGTCCAAAATCGCTGTAAGGACAATAGAGAATCAAGTGCCGTTGATTAAACAAAACTTAGGCATTGAGGCTCATGTGATAACTCTTTCGACAGAAAGAGCATGGCATGATGCTGTGATGAATGCTCCACGTAATGGTGTGAGTGCTATTGTGGTCGGTTTATTCCAAACCTTAATTAACAGCAATGGCGAGAGTGTATCGTCCGAAGCATTACTTGATTGGACATCGAAGAACAGCAGCGTACCACTGTTTGGATTTTGGGATTTCTCCATAGGTAAAGGTAAAGCTGCTGGTGGGGTTATATTAGATGGCAGATCTCAGGGGAAACAAGCAGGCAATATTGCACGGGAGATCCTTGAAAAAGGCCTAGACGCAAGTACGGTACCTATACAAGCGGGTCATCAAGGAATGGACGTTTATAGTCCTGAAGAGTTTAAACGTTTGGGCTTGACGCCTCCTAATGGGTGGAAAGCGGTGGAGTGGTAA